Below is a window of Humulus lupulus chromosome 2, drHumLupu1.1, whole genome shotgun sequence DNA.
ACATGCTACTTGTTCTGCTTGCTGTAACTCTATAGATTGAGGTTGCTGTTGCAGCAAATATTGTGGTTGTTGAAATTTTTCCTTGGCTTCTAAATATCTATCTGTGACATCTCCAACTTTCCTCTTATTAAACTAAATCAACACTGACTTCAATCTGTTTAGTTTCTGAATAATTCCCAGCAGATCATATCAGAACCCCTTAATACACCAACTTTTAAGAACAATCTCTCTGAATTCCTCATGTTTTGTCCTTTGTCATTGGTAAATTTTATGATAGGCGAATggtgtatttatttttatgagtTTGTAAATCTTAAGTCGTGTTTGACTAATAAATTTCCATTTTTTATTTGACAGGTTAGTTTGGActgattaaaataattaaaaaatggctGAAGCAAAGAAGTTAGATTATAGATGCTCACCTCGTAGGGTATTTTCTGTTATTTCCAAACTCAATGGGGATCAAAAGGAGGTAGTGAAACAAATGGGATTTGGGGCACTTTTGGGGATGAAAGATTGTGTCGTAAGAAGGAATCTAGTGACATGGTTGTTTTCTCGGTTCAACACCCAGGACGGGTCTTTGGAGGTTCATGGGAAACAATTTAAATTGAACAGTCAAATATTTGGTGCTACGATTGGTGTTAAGGATGGTGTTGAAAATTTATTTCATGGTAGCAAGAAGAAGCATTCGAAAAAGAAGGTTGAAAGCACTGCTGTGCAAGTTCTAGAGGAGAAATTGATAACAGGTCAATTGGCGGACATGTCCTTCGTTCGAGACTTCTTGCTCTTTATTGTCTCTGTATTCTTGATGCCTAATACGTCTGTAAATGTTGCTCGCGAAGTGGAGGATCCTATAAAGGCCATAAATGACATTGCAGCGGTTTGTCGTGTTAACTGGGCATCACTGTCGTACAATTATCTATGGAAGGCCCTTCGACGGCATCAGAAAAACAAAGGCATGTTTGTCGGAGGATGCATATATTTTTTACTGGTACATGTTCTTTACACTTAGCAATTGTAATTGTTTTATGAGACACCATCATATAACAATTTATGTTTGTGCATGTTGTAGTTATTTTACTGTCATCACGTTGTTTGGAAGGAAGGATATGTTGATAGATCCCTCTGCCCTTTAAATGTGTGGTCTAACGATGATTTCAAGGCTACACTGGATTGGGTACAGGAGCATGGGGGGTTTGAATCAAATAAAGTAAGTATATGATTATGTAAATAATTATTTCTTGTTTTCGAAaaattttgtttggttgaattaataAAATTTTCCCATGTTTTTCAGATTCCAATGATAGAGTTGCAGGACGGTGCTGCAGCATCGAAGATGCCTGCCACGCTCGCCTCTTTGTGTGATAATGTCGAATCGATTGAGAACAAAAAGATTGAAAAGGAAATAgaaatggtaaaatttcatgaGGATTTGAagttgcaaatggccaaggaATTCAAACGATTACGTAGGAGTTTGAGCGGCGGAATCAGTTCAAGGGTGCGTGGTGGTGGTGTTCCCAAGTATAGTAAGGGAGAGGAGCCTCGGGATTCAGGCATATTAATTAATGACCCTATCCTAGCAAACATGCAAATGGATGAGAATAGGATATTGGAGAAGCTTTCGATTAGGAATGACCCAATGTTGTTGGAGTGCGGTATAGGATTTCGGAATGAACCTTCTTATGGAAACTACTCACCCTCCTTCAACGAAAGCAACCTGGGGGAAGTGAAGCATGAattcattaattttgaattaacattTTCACCACCGAAGGAGTTCTTTAATGAGGTCCCAACAAACACTGACCCAAATGCTTTTCCCTGTGAACCATCTAATTCGGAGAATGGGAAGACCATGGTTGAAATGGACAAAGATTTCAATGAATCTCTTGCTAAAGTTAGACCTCctgagaaagaaaagaaggaggtgGAGAAAGGGAAGGAGAAGGATATTGTGGATGAAGTCACGACTCATGAACCTAGTATCCCGGGGATTACGGTTGATCATGTTGTACATGAAATAGAGGAAGATGATAATGAGAAGATCGATCCTCCCACTCTAAGGAGGGAGAAGGAGCTCTGCAAATTGGACAACTTGTTTCAGAATATGATTCACACATACAATGAAAGCAATTACTACCAAATTGGAGCATTCAAATTGCGGAGGCCCTTGCCCCTAGCGAGTTTCGAAATCGCACTTTTCATTTTTGACTTTAGTTTGTCTTTGACGTATGTGATACTTTCCCATCTTAAATCAACCATTTTTTATGTCTGACAAAATTTCTACATTGAAAATATTGATGTTGTTAGGTTTACTTTTTTTACATTTTTCAACCCCGTAATTTTCAGTGAGGTGTTGGTAGTAAATCCAATGGAAAAGTTGGAACGTTGGTACTTTAGGAGCCTTAGGCCTGAAGCTCATGTGGACATGCAGGTAAGTACCCAGTTTGTACATAGTTCACTTTTATTAGGATGCCCAAAGTATCTTATGAAGGGTTACGCCTTACATTTGTTGGATAAGGTGGGTTTGGATAAATGGCTTTATACTTAATTATGTTTTGCATATTATTGATGCTTTTGCTCATGTACTACGATTTAGACATAAAGAGAAGTGTGACAAAATGGAGGATATGAGAACTCTAATTTTTCCCACCTTTCATCCCAATTTGGTAAGTTGTAACGTATGTTTGATTGCCTCAGTTGAACATTGATAACGTAGTTAGTAGTTGCTCATTTTCTATTAATCTAATAATAGGAAAGTGGTCATGGTCGGAACTTTTGGGAGACGGGGGATTTTGGTTTTCTTGGTGTACCTGTCGATGTTACTTTGGTTCTAAATAATGCCGAAAAGGTATTCCAAGCCTTCCTTATGCaagttatttattttctttgaatAATTCACTTATCTAATCATCTGTTTTTGGGTATGAGTTAACTTAGATCCTAGTGCCTATGAAGGACATCGAATACAATCACTGGATACTGGCTGTATTGGACATTAAGAGTTCCTCTGCATCGTATTGGGACTCCATGTCCACTGCACGTGCAAAAAGGCACAGGATACATATGCTTAGCACACTGGTATGCGTGTCTTGTCAATTTAATATTATTGATGTTAAATAATGGATAAAGTATATGTACTATTTAATTCTTATTACAGTTGAAGAAGCTTGATAAGTTGCTATTGAGGACGATGGATGATGTGCATTCTGGCCGACCTGTTTTTGAAGTTTTCAATATAGTGCCTGCCGGAAAACTCCCGCAATAGGATAATGGACatgattgtggtatttttgtcatGAGGTTTATGGAGTACATTGCATCCGGACAATCTCCTCCCTCGACCTATGTAGGTGTCTTGAccttatattttaatttttggttAAACAACCTATGCACTGTGTTTAGAATACCGCGTTACTATCTTAAATGTATGCTTGCCTGCTTCTACTTTGCAGATAGTCGACCATAATGAGAGATTCCGATTTGCAATTGATATTGTCTTATCGGAATCCAATGGCCTATTTTGGGATGTGATGCATGATGCAACCGCTTATTATGGAGTTTGTTCAAGCAAAGGTGGTGAATCATCAACCTTAAAAGAAGGTAAGTGTCTTCCCCCAAGACGTGATGCTTCGCCTCCAACGCTTTCAACAAAAAAGTCTAGACAGCAACACTGGTCGAAGCGCGGAATGAGAAAAAAGAGGAAGTCAATGAACTAAACTTGTATTTACATATTTTGTCTTCATACTACCATGCCATGTTTAGACCAATTAGCTATTACACTATTAATTTCTTTGTGACTATACAATAGTTGGGCATGCATGATTCTCACATTAATGTGTGTTATgtggtttatttttttattattcactctTAAATAGGAAGGCATTATTGGGACATATAATGCGAGTATCCATCAACCATATTAGTAAAAACCCGACCTCTGTTATGTGTACTGCTCAAAAATGCAAAACATAATCATGTCCTTTATATTTGCTGGAAAGATGGTCATGTACTTGAACTGTCAATTTTCACACTCTATTTCTCGTTTTACGTGAACTTGCACTTTTCTTACATAGCGTATCACATATATTACGTTAGTGCGAACACTTAATAGGAGCTCAGCACATTCATTTGCACTCTCTCACTACTTTAACTGAATTGCGAACACGCTCAATTTGCTAAGAGGTTATCATACATTAGAATAGATAAATTGTATAGATTTTAACACCCGAAATCGGTGAGGACCACGAAAATAGGCTGGCTTAAATGTTAAAAGTTCAGGAAACTAGCTTTTGCAGATGCAGTCTCCAAAATTAAAGTGGTAATTGATACAACCTGACCCCTAGTCTTCATTGTTCATATTTCTAATCGTTTGGTTTGTATAATTACTCCAATTCATGTTTTTTTCCTTATTTCGTACCAATAATGGAACTAATTTACATATATGTTGAATGTGTAGTGCATCCACTTGCTTTGAGGACTACTTGCTGGGAATTTGAAATTGTTGTGGAGGTAAAGGTAGGCTCCAACATTCCAAAAAATACCTTGCTTGTAATTTTACTTAAATGCACTATTGCAACCATATTAAATATGGTTTGTGGTATATATCCTTCTGTATGTTGTACTGATGTTTTTGTAATATTACATAATTCTTGGGGAAACAGGTGGGTTGACTTGTACATAGCAGAGATTTAAGTTAGCTACAAAATAATTTggctcttttttttttagtttataattttttttattgttacaGAACCAGAGATTACTAAGAGAATCTGACATTAGGAGAGTGAATAAGGAGGAAGTACTTCAACAAGGAAATTTTGAACGTTCTTCCATGATATACGTTAACGGTTAATAGGCTCTGGCAACATAATGATTGCTTCAAGTTCATGAGTATGGTTGTCAACTAAAATTAATGACATTCATTGCTTATGTTATACTACTGTTTCTTTCAGAAAATCAAATTGTATCATGTAAATATTAAAATTGTTTACTAAAAAGGGGAGTACTTGAATGAATCATTAATTTAATGAAtgtattaattttgaattttatgcATCTTCTTCCGTAGCAGAACACAGATACATTCATTgactaattattttttctttaaatattgTGAATCTCTATTTTCTTTGAAATGTAAACTTATTGTTTACAGTgttattgaaaaaaatattaaagagTAAACTCATTGTTTACAGTTTACAAGAAACCAATATTTGCCTATACAATTGTGTTAAACTAAAAGCTTGACGGTTAATCTTAATTTTAACAATTTACTTGAAAAAATACTTAATACCTTGtttatgtattttttgttttacaatttcggttggaaaatttctaaaatagtaaACTCATTGTTTACAAATTTGTTAAAACTGATGATTAAAGACTAACTAGTTTGTGAACTTTGTGATTAAACGAAAAACAAcatgtttttctttctttatcaAGTTAGTAATGAGGGTAGTTTTTGAATTGTCTCTTCAAAAATTAAGATTTATTTGAAAAAGGGTACACATGTTTAATCAATGTGTCAAATGGGTATTCCTGGCCATTTCTGTAAATGGTATATGCGCCACGAGAAAAGCTGAATTACATAAAAACTATAATACCCAAATGTGGGAAAGTGATGATCTTTAAGAGTTGGTGAAGATGTAGTTAAAATATGGATTTTTGGGTTTATACGGCCGACGCTCAATTTCAATGAATAGcacaaaaaataaattacaaaaaaattattttttaaagacCACCATCATTGAGGTCGTGTGTATGAGGTAACATGATATACAAAAACCATTGAAGTCAACTTTTTTAGTAAACACGGAAC
It encodes the following:
- the LOC133816144 gene encoding uncharacterized protein LOC133816144, whose translation is MEDMRTLIFPTFHPNLESGHGRNFWETGDFGFLGVPVDVTLVLNNAEKILVPMKDIEYNHWILAVLDIKSSSASYWDSMSTARAKRHRIHMLSTLVCVSCQFNIIDVK
- the LOC133816145 gene encoding uncharacterized protein LOC133816145, with the protein product MRFMEYIASGQSPPSTYIVDHNERFRFAIDIVLSESNGLFWDVMHDATAYYGVCSSKGGESSTLKEGKCLPPRRDASPPTLSTKKSRQQHWSKRGMRKKRKSMN